A stretch of DNA from Serinibacter arcticus:
CGCTCCCGTCGCGAGCGGCGACGTCTGGGGTCAGCTCGCGAAGTGCGAGTCCGGCGGCAACGCGAGCATCGTGAGCTCGAACGGCAAGTACCACGGCCTGTACCAGTTCACCGTCTCCACGTGGCAGTCCGTCGGCGGTTCGGGTCTCCCGTCGCAGGCGTCCGCCTCCGAGCAGACCGAGCGCGCCCAGGCGCTGCAGGCCCGCTCGGGCTGGGGACAGTGGCCCGCGTGCGCCCGCAAGCTCGGCCTGCTCTGAGCGCTCGACGGCGCTGACCGGCCCGGTCCGCAGCGCGCAGCCACGCCGACGGCGGGGTCCACCGACGAGGTGGGCCCCGCCGTCGTGCGTCTCGGGGTCCGTCCCGGTCGTTAGGCTCGCGGGGTGACCGATGCCCCCGCGCCCGACCCCGATCCCGCCCTCGCCGTCGACCTGCTGACCACGGCGGACGTGCGCGAGCTGCTCGGACTGACCGGGGTGCGCCCCACCAAGGCCCTCGGGCAGAACTTCGTCACGGACCCCGGCACCGTGCGCCGGATCGTCCGCGTCGCGGGCGTCCGGGCGGGCGAGGTCGTGGTGGAGGTCGGTCCCGGGCTCGGCTCGCTCACGCTCGGGCTGCTCGACGCCGGGGCGGCCGTCGTGGCCGTCGAGATCGATCCGCTGCTCGCGGAGCGGCTGCCGGCCACGGTGGCGCGGCAGGCGCCGCGCTGCGCCGACCGGCTGACGGTCGTCCTGTCCGACGCCCTCGAGATCACCGAGCTGCCGAGCATCGACGGCGTGGTGCCCACGCGGCTGGTGGCGAACCTGCCGTACAACGTCGCCGTCCCCGTGCTGCTGACGATGCTCGAGCGCTTCCCCGACGTGGCCGAGGTGCTCGTCATGGTCCAGGCCGAGGTCGCCGACCGCATCGCCGCGCCGCCCGGCTCCAAGACCTACGGAATCCCGTCGGTGAAGGCCGCCTGGTACTCCGAGGCGACCCGCGCCGGCTCCGTCGGTCGCAACGTCTTCTGGCCGACGCCGAACGTCGACTCCGCGCTCGTCCGGCTCGTTCGGCGCGACCCGCCCGCGGGGGAGGCCACGCGCGAGGCGACCTTCGCCGTCGTCGACGCGGCCTTCGCCCAGCGACGCAAGACGCTGCGCGCCGCGCTCGCCGGCTGGGCGGGATCGCCGGTTCGGGCCGAGGCGATCCTGCGCGCGGCCGGGGTGGACCCGACGCTGCGCGGCGAGCGGCTGACCGTGACGCAGTTCGCCGCGATCGCCGCCGCGGAGCCCGGCGTCGCCCGCTGACCGTCAGTCCTCCTGCGGGCCGTCACCCTCGTCCGTGGTCGCGGACCGCGGCAGCCGCGACCGTGGTGCTGCCCGGGTGTGGATCCGCTCGCCCGCGGCGTTGAAGATCGCGACGAGCTCGCACGGGGTCTCGCCGTGGCAGCTGAGGGCGTGCGGGGTGCGGGTGTCGAACTCGGCGGCCTCGCCCGGACCGAGCACCAGGTCGTGCTCGGCGAGCTGCAGGCGGAGCCGGCCGCTGATCACGTACAGCCACTCGTAGCCGTCGTGGGTCCGCAGGCTCGGTGGCGGCGGGCCCGGCTCGAACGTGATCCTCACGGTCTGGACCGGGGAGCCCTCCGGGGCGAGCGGCACCATCGTGACGCCGTCGCGCGTGTGGGCCTTGCGGCGCACGCGTGGATCCGGCACCGCCGGCGGGACGAGCTCGTCGAGCCCGAGCCGCAGCTCGCGCGCGAGTGGCAGCAGCAGCTCGAGGTTGGCCTGCCGCTTGCCGCTCTCGAGCCGGGAGAGCGTGCTGGGAGAGATACCGGCGCGCTCGGCCAGCGCCTCGAGCGTGAGGCCGGCGTCCGTGCGGGCAGCCCGCAGGCGCGGGCCGATCTCGTCGATGCGGGGGTCGGTCACCGATCGCCTCCGGGAGTCGGGGGGCGCTTGCTGATTCCGCAAACGCGCTTGCTGGCTCGACATCCTGCCATGCATGCTCGGGTCATGGAGAACACCGAGCAGCACCCCA
This window harbors:
- the rsmA gene encoding 16S rRNA (adenine(1518)-N(6)/adenine(1519)-N(6))-dimethyltransferase RsmA yields the protein MTDAPAPDPDPALAVDLLTTADVRELLGLTGVRPTKALGQNFVTDPGTVRRIVRVAGVRAGEVVVEVGPGLGSLTLGLLDAGAAVVAVEIDPLLAERLPATVARQAPRCADRLTVVLSDALEITELPSIDGVVPTRLVANLPYNVAVPVLLTMLERFPDVAEVLVMVQAEVADRIAAPPGSKTYGIPSVKAAWYSEATRAGSVGRNVFWPTPNVDSALVRLVRRDPPAGEATREATFAVVDAAFAQRRKTLRAALAGWAGSPVRAEAILRAAGVDPTLRGERLTVTQFAAIAAAEPGVAR
- a CDS encoding helix-turn-helix domain-containing protein; translation: MTDPRIDEIGPRLRAARTDAGLTLEALAERAGISPSTLSRLESGKRQANLELLLPLARELRLGLDELVPPAVPDPRVRRKAHTRDGVTMVPLAPEGSPVQTVRITFEPGPPPPSLRTHDGYEWLYVISGRLRLQLAEHDLVLGPGEAAEFDTRTPHALSCHGETPCELVAIFNAAGERIHTRAAPRSRLPRSATTDEGDGPQED